From Pelagicoccus albus, the proteins below share one genomic window:
- a CDS encoding lactonase family protein, which yields MRRFRSALAVALCCFALAELFAESVWIAGKGGIYRSELDGETGALTTPELKLSYESGSFLAIHPSLNVIYSSYSEGKQGGYASLVPSDASDGLELQSVQLLKPEARTASHLAVSSNGNLLAGAHYGSESAFVSELEEDGTISGRRVRLSQEGSGPIKSQEQSRPHWVQFTQNDSQLQVVDLGADRIWTYRVGASLADIVLEREVALPIGTGPRHMSISEENGLAFVSGELSLDVVTLRYDPESGKLDPAHYMPAIPERGIPGQLALSEIQVHPNGNFLYVAVRGQDLIVVYQIDHDKGDISLVERQDATVEWPRHFTISQDGKWLIVAGRRSDELATFWINPFNGALEPSGSKVSVPEPVCVRAWGRL from the coding sequence ATGAGACGATTTAGATCCGCCTTAGCAGTTGCCCTGTGTTGTTTCGCCCTTGCCGAACTTTTCGCCGAAAGTGTGTGGATTGCGGGCAAAGGTGGGATTTACCGGTCCGAACTCGATGGAGAAACAGGTGCCCTGACAACGCCGGAATTAAAACTCTCCTATGAATCCGGCAGCTTCTTGGCGATCCATCCTAGTTTGAATGTCATCTACTCATCCTATAGCGAGGGGAAACAGGGCGGATATGCCTCATTGGTTCCAAGTGACGCCTCCGATGGGCTCGAGCTTCAAAGTGTGCAGCTATTGAAGCCTGAAGCTAGAACGGCGTCACATCTCGCCGTAAGCTCGAACGGTAATTTGCTGGCCGGTGCGCACTACGGAAGCGAGTCGGCTTTTGTCAGCGAACTGGAGGAAGACGGCACTATTTCCGGTCGCCGCGTTCGTCTGAGCCAGGAGGGCTCAGGACCGATCAAATCTCAAGAACAGTCGCGTCCGCATTGGGTTCAGTTTACTCAAAACGACTCACAATTGCAGGTAGTGGACCTAGGAGCTGATCGGATCTGGACCTATCGGGTGGGAGCGTCTCTGGCAGATATCGTTTTGGAGCGGGAAGTCGCTTTGCCAATCGGGACCGGTCCGCGTCACATGTCGATATCTGAGGAAAACGGTTTGGCGTTTGTGAGCGGAGAACTTTCGCTCGATGTGGTGACACTTCGCTACGATCCGGAAAGCGGAAAGCTCGATCCTGCCCATTACATGCCTGCGATTCCCGAGAGAGGGATCCCCGGGCAACTAGCCCTCTCGGAAATTCAGGTGCATCCTAATGGGAACTTTCTCTATGTCGCAGTGCGAGGGCAGGACCTGATTGTCGTGTATCAAATCGACCATGACAAAGGCGATATCTCTTTGGTTGAGCGGCAAGACGCCACCGTTGAGTGGCCTCGTCATTTTACCATTAGTCAGGATGGCAAATGGCTCATAGTGGCGGGGAGGCGATCTGACGAATTGGCCACGTTTTGGATAAACCCATTTAATGGCGCTCTGGAACCAAGTGGTTCTAAAGTTTCGGTGCCGGAGCCAGTTTGCGTGCGGGCTTGGGGGCGACTCTAA
- a CDS encoding DUF455 family protein, whose translation MAIQLEDFAKQVLFGTTMEEKLTFPREEIVDTKRSSAIKTPKKLSRPKHLGLYEKGVRASHPSQAKLVDEKERGRLLHFFGNHELLATELMALAILKFPDAPASFRRGLLETLKDEQVHTQLYLHRMKQCGVEFGELPLSDYFWRSVSSMEDPLDYVTRLSLTFEQANLDYSREYGKVFSQVGDRPTARILDQIYRDEIDHVGFGLKWFRRWKAEGKTDWEAFRERLVFPLSPARAKGNFYNKQGRSDAGLDDSFINDLEVFSQSRGRTPFVYWFNPDAERFAAMDCAEDVSCSQLQRDLSFLPAFLAGKDDILVTPELPDADFRRSVQAAGFELPEVFRASLVGSPTAPEFDRKIGDLRPWAWSPDSVAFFEANLGELTKAVEAKELWNPSLRKLYSKSWSLDIAKHLAKADKSADWFAPSESLGTTVNSIDALQRAREVFAEKGYRNIVCKASFGTAANANRCVMEKDTLDGRLRDWAENVLQEQGELIVEPWLDRVFDFSVQMEFRDGVLRCLGYTRLLNNARGQFRGIVTDGFCSGLPSEHVKFIMRRTDGRPRVYHWYEQTLAPLLQQKLSEAGFQGPLGVDAFIFRDAQGQLRLKPVVEINPRYTMGRVALELGRNNAATSVGLFEIVSRSQAKKCGFSNLADYASNLAEKNPVRLSEEKKPRLKSGSFPVSDPTSGKQFLALYHVRENYGELPLA comes from the coding sequence ATGGCAATTCAACTCGAGGATTTCGCCAAACAAGTCCTGTTTGGAACCACGATGGAGGAAAAGTTAACTTTTCCTCGTGAGGAGATCGTGGATACCAAGCGTAGCTCGGCGATTAAAACGCCCAAAAAACTATCTCGGCCCAAACACCTTGGCTTGTACGAAAAAGGTGTTCGGGCCAGCCACCCAAGCCAAGCCAAGCTCGTGGACGAGAAAGAACGCGGCCGTTTGCTGCATTTCTTTGGGAATCACGAACTGTTGGCTACGGAGCTCATGGCTTTGGCGATCCTCAAATTCCCCGATGCTCCAGCCAGTTTTCGCCGAGGACTGCTAGAAACGCTCAAGGACGAGCAAGTTCATACCCAGCTTTATTTGCACCGGATGAAGCAGTGCGGAGTTGAATTTGGTGAGCTGCCTTTAAGTGATTACTTTTGGCGGAGCGTTTCGTCGATGGAGGATCCGCTGGACTACGTGACTCGTCTTTCCCTGACCTTTGAGCAGGCCAACCTCGACTATTCTCGCGAGTACGGGAAAGTCTTCTCACAAGTCGGTGACCGCCCGACAGCGAGAATCTTGGATCAAATCTACCGGGACGAAATCGATCATGTCGGCTTTGGTCTGAAATGGTTTCGCCGCTGGAAGGCGGAAGGCAAAACCGATTGGGAAGCTTTCAGGGAACGTTTGGTTTTTCCACTATCACCTGCCCGGGCGAAAGGGAATTTCTATAACAAGCAAGGGCGTAGCGATGCGGGACTTGATGATTCGTTTATAAATGATCTGGAGGTTTTTAGCCAGTCGCGAGGGCGAACACCTTTTGTGTATTGGTTCAACCCTGACGCGGAACGATTCGCGGCCATGGATTGCGCTGAGGATGTCTCATGTTCCCAGTTGCAGCGCGACTTGTCCTTCCTGCCCGCTTTCCTAGCGGGCAAGGACGATATCCTTGTCACTCCTGAATTGCCGGATGCAGATTTTAGACGCTCCGTTCAAGCGGCAGGCTTTGAATTGCCGGAAGTATTCCGAGCGAGTTTAGTTGGGTCGCCGACTGCTCCGGAGTTTGATCGCAAGATTGGCGATCTGCGTCCTTGGGCTTGGAGTCCCGATAGCGTAGCCTTTTTCGAGGCGAATCTCGGAGAGCTTACCAAAGCAGTCGAAGCCAAGGAACTCTGGAATCCTTCCTTGCGGAAGTTGTATTCAAAATCTTGGAGCTTGGATATCGCGAAGCACTTGGCTAAGGCTGATAAGAGTGCGGATTGGTTCGCTCCTTCAGAATCCCTTGGGACAACTGTGAATTCGATCGACGCTCTACAGCGTGCCCGCGAAGTATTTGCCGAGAAAGGCTATCGAAATATTGTTTGCAAGGCATCGTTCGGTACTGCTGCCAATGCCAATCGATGTGTCATGGAGAAAGATACGCTGGATGGACGCCTTCGCGACTGGGCGGAGAATGTCCTCCAAGAGCAAGGCGAGCTAATTGTCGAACCTTGGCTCGATCGTGTATTCGATTTTTCAGTGCAAATGGAATTTCGCGACGGGGTGTTGCGTTGTTTAGGATACACTAGGCTTTTGAACAATGCTCGTGGGCAATTTCGGGGAATTGTAACCGATGGCTTTTGCTCAGGGCTTCCTTCGGAGCACGTTAAGTTCATCATGCGGAGAACCGATGGCCGGCCGCGAGTCTACCACTGGTACGAACAAACGCTGGCTCCACTTCTGCAGCAGAAGCTTTCTGAGGCGGGTTTCCAGGGACCGCTCGGAGTCGATGCGTTTATATTTCGAGATGCTCAGGGACAGCTTCGGCTTAAGCCTGTGGTGGAAATCAATCCTCGCTATACCATGGGACGAGTCGCTTTGGAGCTGGGTCGAAACAATGCGGCCACGTCGGTGGGGCTATTTGAAATAGTATCCCGATCACAGGCCAAGAAATGTGGGTTTTCCAACCTGGCCGATTATGCTTCCAACCTAGCGGAGAAAAATCCTGTAAGACTAAGCGAAGAGAAAAAGCCCCGCCTGAAGTCTGGAAGCTTTCCCGTTAGCGATCCCACATCGGGCAAACAGTTTTTAGCCTTGTATCATGTGCGGGAAAATTATGGCGAACTACCGCTCGCTTGA
- a CDS encoding PGPGW domain-containing protein yields MQDIWDQVFTFLEEEQSIVAWTVGLSVLTFIGSLIAVPIVVIQMRPDFFVREKGQGGPLTAWRLVRRVAKNILGALLLLAGIAMLVLPGQGLLTIALGLSLLDFPGKRDLQLKLVRMKGVSGSIDWIRKKAEKPPLELPH; encoded by the coding sequence ATGCAGGATATTTGGGATCAAGTTTTTACGTTCCTCGAGGAAGAGCAGTCGATCGTGGCGTGGACGGTAGGACTTAGCGTTCTTACCTTTATCGGATCTCTCATAGCCGTACCAATCGTTGTGATACAGATGAGGCCGGATTTCTTTGTTCGGGAAAAAGGGCAAGGCGGACCGCTCACGGCATGGCGGCTTGTGCGACGGGTCGCCAAAAATATTTTGGGAGCTCTCCTTCTCTTGGCAGGAATCGCAATGCTGGTGCTTCCCGGGCAAGGTCTATTAACCATAGCGTTGGGACTGAGCCTCTTGGATTTTCCTGGAAAGCGGGACTTGCAGCTCAAGCTGGTCCGAATGAAAGGCGTTAGTGGATCCATTGATTGGATACGAAAAAAGGCGGAAAAACCGCCTTTGGAATTGCCTCACTGA
- a CDS encoding YchJ family protein translates to MSEVKKRIPTERESSLCPCKSQLNYRICCQPIHHGKKKPETAEQLMRARYSAYFFRKVDFLVETTHPDTRDPGLRKELEENINDANWSFLTILNVSQGGPKDKRGKVEFIAEYFHKGEPYELHELSRFKRHKGNWKYLDGKGSTTQ, encoded by the coding sequence ATGAGTGAAGTGAAGAAACGGATTCCCACCGAACGGGAATCCTCCCTGTGCCCTTGCAAAAGCCAGCTGAATTACAGGATCTGCTGCCAGCCCATCCATCACGGAAAGAAAAAGCCGGAAACAGCCGAGCAGCTCATGCGAGCACGCTACAGCGCCTACTTTTTCCGCAAGGTCGATTTTCTTGTAGAGACTACACATCCTGACACGCGAGATCCGGGCCTTCGCAAGGAATTGGAGGAAAATATCAACGACGCGAATTGGAGTTTCCTCACCATCCTAAATGTCAGTCAAGGCGGCCCAAAGGATAAACGCGGCAAGGTAGAGTTTATCGCCGAGTACTTTCACAAGGGCGAACCCTACGAGCTGCACGAGCTATCGCGCTTCAAGCGACACAAGGGGAATTGGAAGTACTTGGACGGAAAAGGCTCCACAACTCAGTGA
- a CDS encoding 50S ribosomal protein L11 methyltransferase — protein sequence MVAVDFYFESYAELGLQRYMVSDRPRTDAFAAAIKEALSGGETVIDVGTGSGLLAMLAAKAGAKKVYALDQSAVAAAARETVERNGMSETIEVINGNAADFQLMEPVDLIVSEWLGHFGFAETMLDDVIDCRDANLKEGGRMLPCGVELKLAPVDSHVLYVEEGPGFWKEPLHGIDFSHLERRELEQALAIKTTIPARDMIAEPQSLVKLDLAKASKEDVWQHGQLEFEIEEDRVLNGFAGWFVAELTPTVVLDTGPEQETTHWMQTYFAWEPTPVKKGERITLKYDLIRHPVERRSLLMSMTLKEKTYSFLVG from the coding sequence ATGGTTGCCGTGGATTTCTATTTCGAAAGTTACGCTGAGCTAGGGTTGCAACGTTACATGGTTTCTGACCGTCCCAGGACAGACGCCTTTGCTGCGGCCATCAAAGAAGCCTTGAGTGGCGGCGAGACCGTGATCGATGTCGGGACCGGTTCCGGACTCCTAGCTATGCTGGCGGCGAAAGCGGGGGCCAAAAAGGTCTACGCGTTAGACCAATCCGCTGTGGCTGCGGCCGCTCGCGAGACGGTAGAGCGAAATGGCATGAGCGAGACGATCGAGGTGATCAATGGAAACGCGGCGGATTTCCAGCTCATGGAGCCGGTCGATCTCATCGTCAGCGAATGGCTGGGGCATTTCGGATTTGCCGAAACGATGCTCGACGACGTTATCGATTGCCGAGATGCGAATCTAAAAGAAGGCGGCCGTATGCTGCCTTGTGGCGTTGAGTTGAAACTAGCCCCGGTTGACTCGCATGTGCTCTACGTAGAGGAAGGGCCGGGCTTTTGGAAGGAACCCTTGCACGGGATCGATTTTTCCCATCTCGAACGGCGAGAGCTCGAGCAGGCCTTGGCCATCAAAACTACAATTCCGGCCCGCGACATGATCGCGGAACCGCAGAGTCTCGTGAAGCTGGATCTTGCCAAAGCCAGCAAGGAAGACGTTTGGCAACATGGTCAGCTCGAATTCGAGATAGAAGAGGATCGGGTGCTCAACGGATTTGCCGGCTGGTTTGTGGCGGAACTAACTCCGACAGTCGTGTTGGACACGGGTCCGGAACAGGAAACGACCCACTGGATGCAGACCTATTTCGCTTGGGAGCCGACGCCGGTTAAGAAAGGGGAGCGGATCACGCTAAAGTACGATTTGATTCGTCATCCGGTGGAGCGACGCAGCCTCCTTATGAGCATGACTCTTAAGGAAAAGACGTACTCCTTTTTGGTCGGTTAG
- a CDS encoding phosphotransferase — MNERFYDNICQVLGATEIREIEEIQSLWSGYGKIARYKVIDGPVDSVVLKLVRFPNETDHPRGWNTSFSHERKVKSYQVESHWYSNYSELSTARLPKCFATDSVGAEMMLALEDLDAVGFSKRLSAPSIDEMFLCLTWLAEFHASFMGKDCSGLWEKGTYWHLDTRPDELEVLDDLALKAAAQALDDKLENCRFKTVVHGDAKLANFCFAEDSSSVAAVDFQYVGGGCGMKDLAYFVGSCLREDDCERFETILLDRYFLELKKALQRFQPHVDPDEVEDEWRSLYPVAWTDFHRFIKGWSPGHWKVHSYSERIARQVLERLRV, encoded by the coding sequence ATGAACGAGCGGTTTTACGACAACATTTGCCAGGTTCTGGGAGCGACTGAAATCCGAGAGATCGAAGAAATCCAAAGCCTCTGGAGCGGGTATGGAAAGATAGCCCGCTACAAGGTCATCGATGGGCCGGTCGATTCTGTAGTCCTAAAACTGGTACGTTTTCCCAACGAGACTGACCATCCCCGTGGATGGAACACGAGTTTCTCGCACGAGCGGAAAGTGAAATCCTACCAAGTGGAGTCTCATTGGTATTCAAATTACAGTGAGCTCAGTACCGCCCGTTTGCCGAAGTGCTTCGCCACGGATTCGGTGGGGGCCGAGATGATGTTAGCCTTAGAGGATCTCGATGCGGTCGGATTCTCGAAAAGGCTATCGGCTCCTTCCATCGATGAGATGTTTCTCTGTCTAACCTGGCTCGCCGAGTTTCACGCCAGCTTTATGGGAAAGGATTGCTCGGGTTTATGGGAGAAGGGGACGTATTGGCATTTGGATACGCGGCCAGATGAGTTGGAGGTTTTGGACGATTTGGCTCTTAAGGCAGCAGCTCAGGCTCTCGATGACAAGTTAGAGAACTGCAGATTCAAAACGGTGGTCCATGGCGATGCCAAGTTGGCCAATTTCTGTTTCGCTGAGGATTCAAGCTCGGTTGCGGCGGTAGACTTCCAATACGTCGGAGGCGGCTGTGGCATGAAAGATTTGGCCTATTTCGTAGGAAGTTGCTTGCGGGAGGACGACTGCGAACGTTTCGAAACGATATTGCTAGATCGTTATTTCCTGGAATTGAAGAAAGCCCTCCAGAGATTTCAGCCTCATGTTGATCCAGACGAGGTTGAGGACGAGTGGCGGAGTTTGTATCCAGTTGCCTGGACAGACTTTCATCGATTCATCAAGGGCTGGAGCCCAGGCCACTGGAAGGTGCACAGCTATAGCGAGCGAATCGCACGTCAGGTATTGGAAAGACTTCGCGTATGA
- a CDS encoding 3'(2'),5'-bisphosphate nucleotidase CysQ family protein, which translates to MKLESQQLTELREIACRAAETAGAYIQSRAGGDYEVERKKGGDTLASQVVTEVDRHAQDIILSELKGSINRYDLAVLSEESADDGSRLRKDYFWCIDPLDGTLAFTEGESGYAVVIALVARSGEPMIGVIFDPIEGVLYDGLKGEGLRKNGQSWNPLGDAANKEVFHFVSDRSLLNQPNFPEIEEEIKRFCDAEGYGRFERRSHGGGAMNAIWALETGSGTYFKFPKKVEGGGSLWDFAASSCIYNEAGAIATNVYGGDLELNREDTTFMNRGGVLFATDPRIAEMARSLVERWTITA; encoded by the coding sequence ATGAAATTGGAATCACAACAACTCACCGAGCTACGAGAAATAGCCTGTCGAGCAGCGGAAACTGCGGGAGCATACATCCAGTCTCGGGCAGGAGGAGACTACGAAGTAGAGCGCAAAAAGGGAGGAGATACCTTGGCCTCGCAAGTGGTGACTGAGGTGGACCGACATGCCCAGGACATCATCTTATCTGAACTGAAGGGGAGCATAAATCGTTATGATCTAGCGGTTTTAAGCGAAGAAAGCGCGGACGATGGGAGTCGGCTTCGGAAGGACTATTTTTGGTGTATCGATCCGCTCGATGGAACCTTGGCCTTTACGGAAGGAGAAAGTGGATACGCTGTGGTTATTGCTTTGGTGGCTCGCTCCGGAGAGCCGATGATCGGAGTGATCTTTGATCCGATAGAAGGTGTACTATATGATGGTTTGAAGGGAGAGGGGCTGCGCAAGAATGGTCAGTCATGGAATCCGCTCGGCGATGCTGCCAACAAAGAGGTTTTTCATTTTGTGAGTGACCGAAGCCTTTTGAATCAACCGAATTTTCCGGAGATCGAAGAGGAGATTAAACGTTTTTGCGACGCCGAGGGCTATGGACGGTTTGAGAGGAGATCGCATGGAGGAGGAGCGATGAATGCTATTTGGGCCTTGGAAACTGGATCGGGTACTTACTTTAAGTTTCCCAAAAAAGTGGAAGGAGGTGGAAGCCTCTGGGATTTCGCAGCCTCAAGTTGCATCTACAATGAAGCAGGAGCTATCGCTACGAACGTATACGGAGGAGACTTAGAGCTCAATCGCGAGGATACGACTTTCATGAATCGGGGAGGGGTGCTTTTCGCGACCGATCCACGTATCGCTGAGATGGCGCGGAGCCTTGTTGAGAGGTGGACCATAACCGCCTAA